A single window of Populus nigra chromosome 17, ddPopNigr1.1, whole genome shotgun sequence DNA harbors:
- the LOC133676693 gene encoding OVARIAN TUMOR DOMAIN-containing deubiquitinating enzyme 11-like, with amino-acid sequence MTESYSNASVSSTSSLNSSFPDTEDDQTIASILAEEGNSLVAGRLGKRLSHLDSIPHTPRVNGEIPDVNDATLDHERLSERLATYGLEELKMEGDGNCQFRALADQLFRSPDYHKHARKQIVKQLKHHRKLYEGYVPMKYRSYVKNMKKSGEWGDHVTLQAAADRFGAKICVLTSFRDTCYIEIFPKDRSPTREIWLSFWSEVHYNSLYENGDVPTSVPTRVARKKYWFF; translated from the exons ATGACTGAAAGCTATAGTAATGCAAGTGTGAGCTCGACTTCAAGTTTGAATAGCAGCTTTCCAGATACAGAGGATGACCAAACCATTGCAAGCATTTTAGCAGAAGAGGGAAATTCTCTAGTTGCAGGAAGGCTGGGGAAGAGACTCTCGCACTTGGACTCCATCCCG CACACTCCAAGGGTTAATGGTGAGATACCTGATGTGAATGATGCAACCTTAGACCATGAGCGGCTATCTGAAAG GTTGGCTACATATGGTTTAGAAGAACTAAAAATGGAAGGTGATGGGAATTGCCAG TTTCGAGCATTAGCAGACCAGTTGTTTCGCAGTCCAGATTACCACAAACATGCAAGGAAACAAATAGTCAAGCAG CTAAAGCATCACAGAAAATTGTATGAAGGATATGTCCCAATGAAGTATAGAAGCTATGTGAAGAACATGAAAAA GTCAGGGGAATGGGGGGATCATGTAACCCTACAAGCTGCTGCAGATAGA TTTGGAGCCAAAATTTGTGTGTTAACATCTTTCCGGGACACATGCTATATCGAAATCTTTCCCAAAGACAGGAGTCCAACCAGAG AAATTTGGCTAAGCTTTTGGAGTGAAGTTCATTACAATTCATTGTACGAAAATGGAG